In the Blautia faecicola genome, AATACAACGTCCTCTTTTGTCAATGTCCCAAGGTCTTTCTTTTCAACAATTACCTGGATATCCCCTTCTATTCCCACATATGTATCGGTTTCCGGAAGTGTCACATGGACCATGGCTGTTCCAGCTTTTAAAGGAGCGAGCTGATCATCCACCAGAGAGAGTACGGATTCTCCTTCTGATATATAATAGGTAGGAACTCCTTCATAATCTTCCGGAAGTACTAGATATTCCTTCAGACTCATTGCTACATCTCCATAAGTAAGCGTTAATGGTGCTGAATCCAAATCCGGCAGTTTATCTTTTGTAGTCAGCTGCACAGTGAGCGCATGCTCAACACCGTCAAAAGTTCCAGTATATTTTTTGTATCCAGATTCCTGAAGGGTATAGTAATAAGTTGTACCCTCCATTATTCCTGTTTCTGGCGTAAATACCAACGTATTTTCCTTTGCAGTGACCGCTCCGTTCAGGATGCTCTTTCCATCTGGATCTGTACTGATCGTGAGTTCATATGATTCCGGTATTACCTTGTTTCCTCCATCCTCGGTCAGGATAAAGGTAATACCTGTATTCGGCATCGCCCATACAAAGTTTTGTACCGGCACAATGGTAAAAACCATCAGGATACTTAAAAACATGGCGAGCATTCGTTTGATACGTTCCAAACTTTATTCCTCCTTTGTTTTTTCATCATGTGTATACAGAATTATTTCTATAATCGTAAACTGTTTCTGCTTCACGGGATTTTTTAAGGCCGTTGTTTCATCTCCGTCGGTTCCCTTTTCAGTCTGATCATGTTCATCTAAGACGGCTTCCTTTTCTTTCTTTGTTTTTGCCGTTAATGGCTGTGTATGGGATTCCCCAGCTTTTTCTGTACTCTTCTGTCGCTTTTTATGATCAGCTTTTTGCTTTCTTTCGGATCTCTTTTCTCCTGCGTTTCCTTTTACCCCCAGGTTTTGTCGTCTTTTTCTCCATACTTCCCTGACGCCGGAAAACCCGCCGTTTGCACTAATCAATAGCAAGATTGCTACAATGACCAGCAAGATTCCCAGTACGGCCAGCACCAAAGAGATATTCTGTAAAAGCTGAGCTTTCTGCGCATCTGACATATTCATCCCTCCTGTCCTTCGTAGGCAATCTTTATGGATTCTGTTGCACCATCCATATT is a window encoding:
- a CDS encoding DUF3899 domain-containing protein, with amino-acid sequence MSDAQKAQLLQNISLVLAVLGILLVIVAILLLISANGGFSGVREVWRKRRQNLGVKGNAGEKRSERKQKADHKKRQKSTEKAGESHTQPLTAKTKKEKEAVLDEHDQTEKGTDGDETTALKNPVKQKQFTIIEIILYTHDEKTKEE